A region of Sphingomonas crusticola DNA encodes the following proteins:
- a CDS encoding 3-hydroxyacyl-CoA dehydrogenase/enoyl-CoA hydratase family protein, with the protein MSDTIPKVCVIGAGVMGAGIAAQVANAGVPVLLLDIVRDPADRNAVANGAVAKMLKTDPAPFMSTRAAKLIETGNIEDDLAKVAACDWIIEAVIERLDIKHDLYAKLEAVRRAGTAISSNTSTIPLDTLIEGRSDAFKRDFLITHFFNPPRYMRLLEIVTGPATDPTLAARVEAFADRAMGKTIVHAKDTPGFIANRIGTYWIQLGLNAAFDLGLTVEEADAVAGRPMGVPKTGIFGLVDLVGIDLMPHLQKSLTETLPKDDPYQAIARSHPLIEKMIADGFTGRKGKGGFYRVNREMGKRKETIDLATGEYRLPIAAGGLPAAAAKGDLTALIGLTGKMGDYAWAVLGGTLAYAAGLVPQAADSIVAVDDAMKLGYNWKFGPFELIDKLGAAQLAQRLEAEGKPVPELLKLAGDRNFYRVENGKRQYLGIDGEYRDIVRPEGVLRLEDIKLAAAPLLKNSSTALWDVGDGIACLEFTGKMNALDGEVMKLIGLAIPLVQKSFKALVVYNDGSNFSAGANLGLALFALNIAAWGEVDKLVAGGQKAYKALKYAPFPVVGAPAGMALGGGCEILLHCDAIQAHAELYMGLVECGVGLIPGWGGCGEMLQRWRDAPAMPKGPMPAVAKVFETVSTATVSKSAAQAKELMFLRPDDAITMNRDRLLSDAKAKALALVEGYQPPKPPEFRLPGESGHVGLNMAAEGFRKRGLATDYDMVVSDALAGVLTGGTADLVDTVTEADLLKLEREAFAMRVRDVRTIARIEHMLETGKPLRN; encoded by the coding sequence GTGAGCGATACGATCCCAAAGGTTTGCGTGATCGGCGCCGGCGTAATGGGCGCCGGTATCGCCGCCCAGGTCGCCAATGCCGGCGTGCCCGTGCTGCTGCTCGATATCGTGCGCGACCCGGCCGACCGCAACGCAGTGGCGAACGGCGCGGTTGCCAAAATGCTCAAGACCGATCCGGCGCCGTTCATGTCGACGCGTGCGGCCAAGCTGATCGAGACCGGCAATATCGAGGACGACCTCGCCAAGGTCGCCGCGTGCGACTGGATCATCGAAGCGGTGATCGAGCGGCTCGACATCAAGCATGATCTCTATGCCAAGCTGGAGGCGGTGCGCCGTGCCGGCACCGCAATCTCCTCCAACACGTCGACCATTCCGCTCGACACGCTGATCGAGGGCCGTTCGGACGCGTTCAAGCGCGACTTCCTAATCACCCATTTCTTCAACCCGCCACGTTACATGCGATTGCTGGAGATCGTCACCGGTCCGGCAACCGATCCCACGCTTGCGGCCCGGGTCGAGGCATTTGCCGACCGGGCGATGGGCAAGACCATCGTCCACGCCAAGGATACGCCCGGCTTCATCGCCAATCGCATCGGCACCTACTGGATCCAGCTCGGCCTCAACGCGGCGTTCGACCTGGGGCTTACGGTCGAGGAAGCGGACGCGGTCGCGGGCCGCCCGATGGGCGTGCCCAAGACCGGTATCTTCGGGCTCGTCGATCTGGTCGGCATCGATCTGATGCCGCACCTGCAGAAGAGCCTGACCGAGACTTTGCCCAAGGACGATCCCTATCAGGCGATCGCCCGCAGCCACCCGCTGATCGAGAAGATGATCGCCGACGGCTTTACCGGCCGCAAGGGCAAGGGCGGTTTCTATCGCGTCAATCGCGAGATGGGGAAGCGCAAGGAAACGATCGACCTCGCCACCGGCGAATATCGCCTGCCGATAGCGGCCGGCGGGCTGCCCGCGGCTGCGGCCAAGGGCGACCTCACCGCGCTGATCGGGCTCACGGGCAAGATGGGCGATTATGCCTGGGCCGTCCTCGGCGGCACGCTCGCTTATGCCGCCGGGCTGGTGCCGCAGGCGGCGGACAGCATCGTCGCCGTCGATGACGCGATGAAGCTTGGCTATAATTGGAAGTTCGGCCCGTTCGAGCTGATCGACAAGCTTGGCGCCGCGCAGCTGGCCCAGCGGCTCGAAGCCGAGGGCAAGCCGGTGCCCGAGCTGCTCAAGCTGGCCGGCGATCGCAACTTCTATCGCGTCGAGAACGGCAAGCGCCAATATCTTGGAATCGATGGCGAATATCGCGACATCGTCCGCCCCGAGGGCGTGCTGCGGCTGGAAGATATCAAACTTGCCGCCGCGCCGTTGCTCAAGAATTCGTCGACGGCTTTGTGGGATGTCGGCGACGGCATCGCCTGTCTCGAATTCACCGGCAAGATGAATGCGCTCGACGGCGAGGTCATGAAGCTGATCGGCCTGGCCATCCCGCTGGTGCAAAAGAGCTTCAAGGCCTTGGTCGTCTATAACGACGGCAGCAACTTTTCGGCCGGCGCCAATCTCGGCCTTGCCTTGTTCGCGCTCAATATCGCGGCCTGGGGCGAGGTCGACAAGCTCGTCGCCGGTGGCCAGAAGGCCTATAAGGCGCTCAAATATGCCCCCTTCCCCGTTGTCGGCGCGCCGGCCGGCATGGCATTGGGCGGGGGTTGCGAGATATTGCTCCATTGCGACGCGATCCAGGCGCATGCCGAGCTGTATATGGGCCTTGTCGAATGCGGCGTCGGCCTGATCCCCGGCTGGGGCGGCTGCGGCGAGATGCTTCAGCGCTGGCGCGACGCGCCCGCCATGCCCAAGGGGCCGATGCCGGCGGTGGCCAAGGTGTTCGAGACGGTCAGCACGGCGACGGTTTCCAAGTCCGCCGCCCAGGCGAAGGAGCTCATGTTCCTGCGGCCCGATGACGCCATCACCATGAACCGCGACCGGCTGCTGAGCGATGCCAAGGCCAAGGCGCTCGCTTTGGTCGAGGGCTATCAGCCGCCCAAGCCGCCCGAATTCCGGCTGCCGGGCGAGAGCGGCCATGTCGGGCTCAACATGGCGGCCGAGGGCTTCCGCAAGCGCGGTCTCGCGACCGATTACGACATGGTCGTGTCCGATGCGCTGGCAGGCGTATTGACCGGCGGGACGGCCGATCTGGTGGACACGGTCACGGAAGCGGACCTGCTCAAGCTGGAACGCGAGGCGTTCGCCATGCGCGTCCGCGACGTGCGCACGATCGCCCGGATCGAGCATATGCTGGAGACGGGCAAGCCGCTGCGGAATTAG
- a CDS encoding acyl-CoA dehydrogenase C-terminal domain-containing protein codes for MQVYEAPLRDMKFVLHELHQDDGFGGLEALSEFTPDLVDAILEEAGRVARDVLLPLNRSGDEEGCHLENGVVRTPKGFKEAYDQFREGGWCALASDPKWGGQGLPETVNKMTEEMICATNVSFSLYPGLTHGATTAIEGFAAEELQNLYMPKLVEGSWSGTMCLTEAHCGTDLGMLRTKAVPQGDDSYRVSGSKIFISAGDHDLTENVIHLVLARLPDAPAGVKGISLFLVPKYLPKEDGSVGPSNGVSVAAIEHKMGLKASATCQLNFDESIGWLVGNPHKGMEAMFKMMNTERVSVGVQGLGLGEAAYQAAVYYAKDRIQGRSLSGVKAPDKAADPIIVHPDVRRMLMTMRAYNEGCRAVCGWVSRALDAEKHSSDPEVRQRAGDFIALMTPVVKALFTDMGFESANLAVQVYGGHGYIRESGVEQYVRDARIAMIYEGTNGIQALDLVGRKLGMHMGRYLRSFFHPVSTFLEDNAEDEALAGIIPGLAQAFGALQLSTGTIAQKGLKDPEEAGAAATDYLRLLGLVAMGYTFARAVKIAQAKIAAGDSEANFYKAKIATATFFFDRILPQATACFLAIKSGKQSMMALSEDAF; via the coding sequence ATGCAGGTCTATGAAGCGCCGCTGCGCGACATGAAATTCGTGCTCCACGAGCTCCATCAGGATGATGGATTTGGTGGATTGGAAGCTCTCAGCGAGTTCACGCCCGATCTGGTCGATGCGATCCTAGAGGAAGCCGGCCGCGTCGCGCGCGACGTGCTGCTGCCGCTCAACCGCTCCGGCGACGAGGAAGGCTGCCATCTCGAAAACGGCGTGGTGCGAACGCCCAAGGGCTTCAAGGAAGCCTATGACCAGTTCCGCGAAGGCGGCTGGTGCGCGCTCGCGTCCGATCCGAAATGGGGCGGCCAGGGCCTACCGGAGACGGTCAACAAGATGACCGAGGAGATGATCTGCGCGACCAACGTGTCGTTCAGCCTCTATCCCGGCCTGACGCATGGCGCTACCACCGCGATCGAGGGTTTCGCCGCCGAGGAACTGCAGAACCTCTACATGCCCAAATTGGTCGAGGGCAGCTGGTCGGGAACGATGTGCCTGACCGAGGCGCATTGCGGCACCGATCTCGGTATGCTGCGCACCAAGGCCGTGCCGCAGGGCGACGACAGCTACAGGGTCAGCGGTTCCAAGATCTTCATCTCAGCCGGCGACCATGATCTTACCGAAAACGTGATCCACCTCGTGCTGGCGCGCCTCCCCGACGCGCCCGCCGGCGTGAAGGGCATCAGCCTGTTCCTGGTACCGAAATATCTGCCCAAGGAGGACGGCTCGGTCGGTCCGTCCAACGGCGTTTCGGTCGCGGCGATCGAACATAAGATGGGTCTGAAGGCGTCCGCGACCTGCCAGCTCAATTTCGACGAATCGATCGGTTGGCTGGTCGGCAATCCCCACAAAGGGATGGAAGCCATGTTCAAGATGATGAACACCGAGCGCGTCTCGGTCGGTGTCCAGGGCTTGGGCCTCGGCGAGGCGGCGTATCAGGCTGCGGTTTATTACGCCAAGGACCGCATTCAGGGCCGGTCGCTGTCCGGTGTGAAGGCACCGGACAAGGCAGCCGATCCGATCATCGTTCACCCCGACGTGCGCCGCATGCTGATGACGATGCGCGCCTATAATGAGGGCTGTCGCGCGGTCTGCGGCTGGGTCAGCCGCGCGCTGGATGCCGAGAAACATTCGAGCGATCCCGAGGTGCGCCAGCGGGCGGGCGATTTCATCGCGCTGATGACGCCAGTGGTGAAGGCACTGTTCACCGACATGGGCTTCGAATCCGCCAATCTCGCGGTGCAAGTCTATGGCGGTCACGGCTACATCCGCGAGAGCGGGGTCGAGCAATATGTGCGCGATGCCCGCATCGCCATGATCTACGAGGGCACCAACGGTATCCAGGCGCTCGATCTCGTCGGGCGCAAACTCGGCATGCATATGGGCCGCTATCTGCGCTCCTTCTTCCATCCAGTCTCGACCTTCCTGGAAGACAATGCCGAGGACGAGGCGCTCGCCGGGATCATCCCCGGGCTGGCGCAGGCGTTCGGCGCGCTGCAGCTTTCGACCGGCACGATCGCGCAGAAAGGCCTGAAGGATCCCGAGGAAGCCGGTGCCGCGGCGACCGATTACCTGCGCCTGCTCGGCCTGGTCGCGATGGGCTACACCTTTGCCCGCGCAGTGAAAATCGCTCAGGCGAAGATAGCCGCCGGCGACAGCGAGGCCAATTTCTACAAGGCCAAGATTGCGACCGCGACCTTCTTCTTCGATCGCATATTGCCGCAGGCGACCGCATGCTTCCTCGCGATCAAATCGGGCAAGCAATCCATGATGGCGCTGAGCGAAGACGCTTTCTGA
- a CDS encoding NAD(P)H-dependent flavin oxidoreductase yields the protein MSIPPQLAGRLAMPAIVAPMFLISGPDLVVECCRAGLLGTFPSLNQRTTDGFVAWLDDIEARLDDDSAPYGVNLIVHPTNKRLQDDLAVIVARKVPLVITSLGAVKDVVDAVHSYGGLVFHDVISARHAEKAAKAGVDGLIAVAAGAGGHAGTISPFALIAEIRSFFDGALALSGALSQGRQVAAAELMGADYGYLGSLFIAAEESLASPEQKAMMIGARAADIVHTDKVTGIAANFMKASLAANGLLDAPGHVGKLDLEGEARAWKTIWSAGHGVGAVRAVRPARAICEELIADYRGVRHD from the coding sequence ATGAGCATCCCGCCACAGCTCGCCGGCCGGCTCGCCATGCCGGCGATCGTGGCGCCGATGTTCCTGATATCCGGGCCCGATCTGGTGGTGGAATGCTGCCGCGCCGGGCTGCTCGGCACCTTTCCTAGCCTCAACCAGCGTACGACCGACGGGTTTGTCGCCTGGCTGGACGATATCGAGGCGCGTCTGGACGACGATAGCGCGCCTTACGGCGTCAACCTGATCGTCCACCCGACCAACAAGCGGCTGCAGGACGATCTCGCCGTGATCGTCGCGCGCAAGGTGCCGCTCGTCATCACCTCATTGGGTGCCGTCAAGGACGTGGTCGACGCGGTCCATTCGTATGGCGGGCTCGTCTTCCACGACGTTATCAGCGCGCGCCATGCCGAGAAGGCGGCGAAGGCCGGCGTCGATGGCCTGATCGCGGTCGCGGCCGGCGCCGGCGGCCATGCCGGCACGATCAGCCCGTTTGCGCTGATCGCCGAGATACGCAGCTTCTTCGACGGCGCGCTGGCTTTATCGGGCGCGCTGTCGCAGGGGCGTCAGGTCGCCGCCGCCGAACTGATGGGGGCGGATTATGGTTATCTCGGCAGCCTGTTCATCGCGGCGGAGGAAAGCCTCGCCTCGCCGGAGCAGAAGGCGATGATGATCGGCGCCCGCGCCGCCGATATCGTCCACACGGACAAGGTCACCGGCATCGCCGCCAATTTCATGAAGGCCAGCCTCGCCGCCAACGGCCTGCTCGACGCACCCGGGCATGTCGGCAAGCTCGACCTGGAGGGCGAAGCGCGCGCGTGGAAGACGATTTGGTCGGCCGGCCATGGCGTTGGCGCGGTCCGTGCCGTAAGGCCCGCGCGGGCGATTTGCGAGGAACTGATCGCCGATTACCGCGGCGTCCGGCATGACTGA
- a CDS encoding acyl-CoA thioesterase, translating into MTDAAHTGAVAALAALLDVETVGTDLYRGARYPAGKGRVFGGQVIAQALLAGIRSVSERQRPHSLHAYFMRPGDEDLPIDYHVLRDFDGSSFSTRRIVALQNETPILNMSASFQRPEDGLEHSVPMPDVPAPEALAIGDKDGGGSPAMAHFLKRFAAFEFRPIPPFGEPAPAPQPGLSRLWFRLAAPAPADPALCSAMLAYLSDFGLLTTAVLPHGIPLFSGRLQAASLDHALWLHEAPALDRWHLFTMESPWAGGGRGLTRGTFHSQAGRHIASVAQEGLIRPIVRRDQPSRVGAALKRSPE; encoded by the coding sequence ATGACTGACGCTGCCCACACGGGTGCGGTCGCGGCGCTGGCAGCGCTGCTCGACGTTGAAACGGTCGGTACCGATCTTTATCGCGGCGCACGTTACCCCGCCGGCAAGGGCCGCGTCTTCGGCGGCCAGGTGATCGCGCAGGCCTTGCTGGCCGGCATACGTTCGGTCTCAGAGCGACAGCGCCCTCACTCGCTCCATGCTTATTTCATGCGACCGGGCGATGAGGATTTGCCGATCGACTATCATGTGCTGCGCGACTTCGACGGCAGCAGTTTCAGTACGCGCCGTATTGTCGCGCTCCAAAACGAAACGCCGATCCTGAATATGTCCGCCTCGTTCCAGCGGCCCGAGGACGGGCTGGAACATAGCGTGCCGATGCCCGACGTGCCCGCCCCCGAGGCGCTGGCGATAGGCGACAAGGACGGGGGCGGATCTCCCGCGATGGCGCATTTCCTCAAGCGCTTCGCCGCCTTCGAATTTCGGCCTATCCCCCCGTTCGGCGAGCCCGCCCCCGCGCCACAGCCAGGGCTAAGCCGTTTATGGTTCCGCCTTGCCGCCCCCGCGCCCGCCGATCCCGCGTTATGCAGTGCAATGCTGGCCTATCTCAGTGATTTCGGCCTGTTGACCACCGCCGTGCTGCCCCACGGCATCCCCTTGTTCAGCGGCCGTCTTCAAGCCGCCAGCCTCGATCACGCGCTGTGGCTGCACGAGGCGCCCGCGCTCGACCGATGGCATTTGTTCACGATGGAAAGCCCCTGGGCCGGCGGCGGCCGCGGTCTGACCCGCGGCACCTTCCACTCGCAAGCCGGACGTCACATCGCCAGCGTGGCGCAGGAAGGCCTGATCCGCCCGATCGTACGCCGCGACCAACCGAGCCGCGTCGGCGCCGCGCTAAAACGCTCGCCTGAGTGA
- a CDS encoding TonB-dependent receptor plug domain-containing protein has protein sequence MHDRGSLGALALILLTPPAAARPDGAGQLDYPANFFAAFHPNNALDMVQRVPGFTFVPGDPTLRGMAEAAGNVVIDGKRVTDKNFTFDQVLQRIPADQVDHITLLRGGASGIDMLGQPIVANVVRKAAASASAAITVASGINADGRATPALTLERTRNSGQGRLVSVSASVSRYADRKLGDGSRRRTNGADDPSEFATVDARAGGTTGFAQGTVELPGLGGQLRLNSTLTWTSYHEKQADRVYSPRYSVSTIDADLGGFAHGQAGAEIGGHLDRKFGAALGSETSALLRLGRKSYRSLLDAPGADTRFSEHDRTREALIRSRLCYTVNNSVSVAVSVEGAHNKLATRSAFSFNDVPVALPNGKADVTEKRGEIGVEATWQPSRALNAEGGVRLEYSQINAIADTVRRRRDSFVKPFVRLALAPTARQQLRMRVAREAGQLDFANFIAGASLDRGSVSSGNAAIRPNNAWIAELAYEWRSGGAAATLTVRHSWLHDVIDRIPIISGDVLFDAPGNIGSGREGDVVGNLTLPLAFLGLPQAELKLDGTWRHARVTDPTTGKSRGISNQKPVEFAASFHQDLPRWKAAWGAKFDAGWTTHNYLFNEVDINRAGLLLTLFTDYVPRAGLSFHLEMSEATGRRYRRGITFYDGLRGAGPLAYRDDRRLRVGQTLLLSLRRAF, from the coding sequence ATGCATGATCGAGGCTCGCTCGGCGCGCTAGCGCTGATACTGCTGACCCCGCCGGCCGCTGCGCGGCCGGACGGCGCGGGCCAGCTCGACTATCCGGCGAACTTCTTCGCCGCGTTCCATCCCAATAATGCCCTCGACATGGTTCAGCGCGTCCCCGGCTTCACCTTCGTGCCCGGCGATCCGACGCTGCGTGGCATGGCCGAAGCAGCGGGCAACGTGGTGATTGACGGCAAACGGGTGACCGACAAGAATTTCACGTTCGATCAAGTCCTGCAGCGCATTCCGGCAGACCAGGTCGACCACATCACTTTGCTGCGTGGCGGCGCATCCGGCATCGATATGCTTGGCCAGCCAATCGTGGCCAATGTCGTGCGCAAGGCGGCGGCGAGCGCGAGCGCCGCCATCACAGTCGCGAGTGGGATCAATGCTGACGGCCGCGCCACCCCGGCGCTCACGCTCGAGCGAACGCGCAATTCCGGCCAGGGCCGCCTCGTGTCGGTCAGCGCATCGGTGTCGCGCTATGCGGATCGCAAGCTCGGCGACGGCAGCCGGCGGCGCACGAACGGAGCGGATGACCCGAGCGAGTTTGCCACCGTCGATGCCAGGGCAGGCGGGACGACCGGCTTCGCCCAAGGAACGGTCGAACTCCCCGGTTTGGGCGGGCAGCTGCGGCTCAACAGCACGCTTACGTGGACAAGCTATCATGAGAAGCAGGCCGACCGTGTCTATTCGCCGCGCTACAGCGTCTCCACCATCGATGCGGACCTTGGCGGCTTCGCGCATGGGCAGGCGGGCGCCGAGATCGGCGGGCACCTCGATCGCAAGTTCGGCGCTGCGCTCGGGAGCGAAACCAGCGCGTTGCTTCGGCTTGGCCGCAAGAGCTATCGCTCCTTGCTTGATGCGCCGGGCGCCGACACGCGATTTTCCGAGCATGACCGTACGCGCGAAGCGCTGATCAGATCGCGGCTATGCTACACGGTGAACAACAGCGTCTCGGTGGCCGTGAGCGTTGAGGGCGCGCATAACAAGCTCGCCACGCGAAGCGCCTTCAGCTTCAACGATGTTCCGGTCGCTTTGCCGAACGGCAAGGCAGACGTGACCGAAAAGCGCGGCGAAATCGGCGTCGAGGCGACCTGGCAGCCAAGCCGCGCGCTGAACGCCGAGGGCGGGGTGCGGCTGGAGTATTCGCAGATCAACGCAATAGCCGACACGGTCCGGCGGCGCCGCGACAGCTTCGTCAAGCCTTTCGTCCGGCTCGCGCTGGCCCCGACCGCACGGCAGCAGCTGCGGATGCGTGTGGCACGCGAGGCGGGCCAGCTCGATTTCGCCAACTTTATCGCCGGGGCCTCCCTCGACAGGGGATCGGTCTCGTCGGGCAATGCTGCGATCCGCCCGAATAACGCCTGGATTGCGGAGCTTGCCTATGAGTGGCGTAGCGGCGGCGCGGCGGCGACGCTGACGGTGCGGCACAGCTGGTTGCACGACGTGATCGACCGGATCCCGATCATCAGCGGGGACGTGTTGTTCGACGCGCCGGGCAATATTGGCAGCGGCCGCGAAGGTGACGTGGTCGGCAATCTGACATTGCCGCTCGCCTTTCTCGGCCTGCCGCAGGCGGAACTCAAACTGGACGGCACGTGGCGCCATGCGCGCGTGACTGATCCGACAACCGGCAAGAGCCGCGGCATCTCCAATCAGAAGCCAGTCGAATTCGCCGCAAGCTTCCATCAGGATCTACCGCGCTGGAAGGCGGCCTGGGGCGCGAAATTCGACGCCGGATGGACCACGCACAATTATCTTTTCAACGAGGTCGATATCAATCGCGCCGGCCTGCTGCTGACCTTGTTCACCGACTACGTGCCGCGTGCCGGCTTGTCCTTTCACCTGGAGATGAGCGAAGCCACGGGACGCCGCTACCGGCGCGGCATTACCTTTTACGATGGACTGCGGGGGGCGGGTCCGCTCGCCTATCGCGACGACCGGCGGCTTCGCGTCGGACAGACGCTGTTGCTCTCACTCAGGCGAGCGTTTTAG
- a CDS encoding winged helix-turn-helix domain-containing protein, translating to MNGGASFTIGAFRVDPGRNLVVTPTGEISLEPKIMDVLQLLADHPGEVLSRETIIDTVWGRSFGTDESLTRAISQLRKVFGDSRSPPAVIETIPKRGYRLVASVSFPPRAPGTRSRQSGPSTSRPGRLRWLLVAVILIAAIGAGIAYHGRPADVVTSAQDGIAVAIHPLEAANPSSPIAARTVTEQVAVALSRAPLLRVRRSGDQASGARPAYAVRGSVQPLGAGSRVTIEIFDPQSHESLWAGNFDRPQRLSIAAQDELIGAIAGELENRLLGLAKTAIRRKPFATLRPWELTLLATWVPGSDEVFLVPHKADATLPQRRALQLDPNYAPAHASLAQALAYYAMFTPGAPVAQMRQEAARHARVARGLAPYDPGVLYQLANYHRMIGDRPAAAATLRRVLALQPDHPLAQLDLTFVEGLCAPRGDASVTSLRQAIARLSPDNPVRPTALSHLADVQLGRGDYAGAADAAARSHEIVHQTWSGMTLAAALAQQGQDEAAVRISRQTKLEWPGLDWTRFAKYMARSWCMGGRDQANAAKAFRKLGALDLAPVR from the coding sequence GTGAACGGCGGCGCCAGCTTTACGATCGGTGCATTTCGGGTCGATCCCGGCCGTAACCTGGTCGTCACGCCGACGGGCGAGATTTCGCTCGAGCCCAAAATCATGGATGTGCTGCAGCTGCTGGCGGACCATCCAGGCGAAGTCCTGTCGCGCGAGACGATCATCGATACGGTGTGGGGGCGCAGCTTCGGCACGGACGAGAGCCTGACGCGGGCCATCTCTCAATTGCGCAAAGTCTTTGGCGACTCCAGGTCGCCGCCGGCGGTTATCGAGACGATCCCCAAGCGCGGCTATCGTCTGGTTGCATCCGTTTCCTTCCCGCCTCGCGCCCCTGGAACTCGCTCGCGCCAGTCCGGACCTTCGACTTCGCGGCCAGGACGCTTGCGTTGGTTGCTGGTGGCCGTGATCCTGATTGCCGCGATTGGTGCGGGCATAGCGTATCACGGCCGGCCGGCGGATGTCGTCACCAGCGCGCAGGACGGTATTGCCGTCGCAATCCACCCGTTGGAAGCGGCCAATCCAAGCAGTCCTATTGCGGCGCGGACGGTGACCGAGCAAGTTGCCGTCGCGCTCTCGCGCGCGCCTTTGCTGCGTGTGCGTCGGAGTGGCGACCAGGCGTCCGGCGCGCGCCCGGCTTATGCGGTGCGAGGTAGCGTGCAGCCGCTTGGCGCGGGCAGCCGGGTCACGATAGAGATATTCGACCCGCAAAGTCATGAGAGCCTCTGGGCAGGCAATTTCGACCGCCCGCAGCGTTTGAGCATCGCCGCGCAGGACGAACTGATCGGTGCGATCGCGGGCGAGTTGGAAAATCGCTTGTTGGGCCTGGCCAAGACGGCGATCCGGCGCAAACCGTTCGCAACATTGCGGCCGTGGGAACTGACCCTGCTTGCCACCTGGGTTCCCGGTAGCGATGAGGTATTCCTGGTGCCGCACAAGGCCGACGCGACCCTGCCGCAGCGTCGCGCGCTGCAGCTGGATCCCAATTATGCGCCCGCCCACGCGTCGCTGGCGCAAGCTCTGGCTTATTATGCGATGTTCACGCCGGGCGCTCCGGTCGCGCAGATGCGGCAGGAGGCCGCGCGCCACGCGCGCGTCGCGCGGGGGCTGGCTCCCTATGATCCGGGCGTGCTGTACCAGCTGGCGAATTACCATCGCATGATCGGTGACCGTCCGGCGGCCGCTGCGACGCTGCGCCGCGTGCTTGCGCTGCAGCCCGATCATCCACTCGCACAGCTCGACCTGACCTTTGTCGAGGGGCTGTGCGCGCCCCGCGGCGACGCCTCGGTAACGTCGCTGCGCCAAGCCATTGCGCGCCTGTCGCCCGATAATCCCGTCCGGCCGACCGCATTGTCGCACTTGGCGGACGTCCAGCTCGGGCGCGGTGATTATGCCGGGGCAGCGGATGCGGCCGCCCGTTCGCACGAGATCGTGCATCAAACCTGGTCGGGCATGACGCTCGCCGCTGCGCTTGCGCAGCAGGGGCAGGATGAAGCCGCGGTGCGGATATCGCGCCAGACGAAGCTCGAATGGCCGGGGCTCGATTGGACGCGGTTCGCCAAATATATGGCTCGCAGCTGGTGTATGGGTGGTCGCGACCAGGCCAATGCGGCGAAGGCCTTCCGCAAGCTCGGAGCGCTGGACTTGGCGCCGGTGCGCTAA
- a CDS encoding LytTR family DNA-binding domain-containing protein yields the protein MLRPDEISPRWDDELGQPGWWIRVMLFATVAGGIVGVIGFLDDTLLICLFNWTGMIVVGTTVAASLLPALIRTARRLGLPLGMAAAVAVAATAVPISLAVALFSAWAWPDEISRRSAGAWYFSTLTAETFIVAAWAVLEYARHCRAVDAPPAGAQFVAGNTDVLCLQMEDHYVRIHRPHGSTLELMPMGAAIESLGRVDGLRVHRSWWVARAAISRVERSGRNWRLVLSNGMAVPVARSSIATVRQLDPN from the coding sequence ATGCTGCGACCTGATGAAATTTCGCCGCGCTGGGACGACGAGCTAGGCCAGCCGGGCTGGTGGATCCGCGTCATGCTGTTCGCGACTGTGGCCGGCGGCATCGTGGGCGTTATTGGCTTCCTCGACGACACCCTGTTGATCTGCTTGTTCAACTGGACGGGGATGATTGTGGTGGGCACCACCGTCGCGGCGTCCTTGTTACCGGCGCTAATCCGGACTGCGCGCAGACTAGGGCTTCCGCTCGGAATGGCTGCGGCCGTTGCGGTGGCCGCGACGGCTGTCCCGATCTCGCTCGCAGTCGCCCTATTTAGTGCCTGGGCATGGCCGGACGAGATCAGCCGCAGATCGGCAGGCGCCTGGTATTTCAGCACTCTCACCGCCGAGACATTCATCGTCGCAGCATGGGCCGTGCTGGAATATGCGCGCCATTGTCGCGCGGTCGATGCCCCGCCGGCCGGGGCGCAGTTTGTGGCAGGCAATACGGATGTGCTCTGCTTGCAAATGGAAGATCATTATGTCCGCATCCACCGCCCCCACGGATCGACACTGGAGCTGATGCCGATGGGGGCCGCGATAGAGTCATTGGGTCGGGTCGACGGCCTCCGTGTTCATCGTAGCTGGTGGGTGGCGCGCGCTGCGATCAGCCGTGTCGAGCGGAGCGGACGCAATTGGCGGCTTGTGCTCAGCAATGGCATGGCCGTGCCAGTAGCACGCAGCAGCATCGCCACCGTGCGGCAGCTCGATCCGAACTGA